Within Scomber japonicus isolate fScoJap1 chromosome 18, fScoJap1.pri, whole genome shotgun sequence, the genomic segment atatcatttcaaacattGCTGGAAAAGTTAGCTCTAGAAAAGCTACAAGAGGAAGGCACAAAATGAACTAAAGGTTGGCCATCAGACTGCATAGAGAAGTCCTGTGTTGTCTAACTTCGTTTCTCTCTCGCCTATAAAATGTTgtctccatccatctctctccccctcactcTGCCTTACTAGGCTATTAACAGGCTGGATTTTGCCCGAATACCGAGGACATGCGCGCTgcataggaggaggaggaggaggtgtaaGAGACTGCTTCTGATGTTTTGTGTTGACTCCATGATCACTCAATTATGGTGCAGAACTCTCAATTTCTAATCGCCTGTTCTTATGGAGGAAAGTAAACAgctatttttctgcattttatgAAAGTAATTTTATACTTTTGCTGTTTTGAAGCTTTTGAGTTTCTTGCCCATCCATAGTGTTATTATTAGATTTTTCTAATAATCGATCGCCCCCGCCGCCACCCTGAAGTTCATTGTTATCATCTTGGCCGCCGGGATGGTGGCCTTCATCGGAGCGGTAATCTGCATCATCGCGGCCGTCCACACCGGAGCCTCCAAGGCGGCCGTGGCACAGCAGCCAGCAGCCGACAACCACTCGCTGTATCCGGACGCCGCGGCGCAAACCCCGGCTGCTGGGGGCTCGGTGGCTCGGGCCGGATCTTTGGGCGCTCTCCATGGTTCTGAAACACCCGCATCACAAGCGCCAACCTTTAACATCGGGCTTGGTGGGCTGGATGGGGTCACTGGACTCACTGGGCATGACCCAACGGTCAGTCGACTAATCTGCACACCGATCCCAGCTGGTGAGTGCAACCCGAAAAACTTTCAGCAACAAGCGGACGACCCGTCGCTGTACGCGGGCGAAGATTGGGGTTTTCTCCGCACCACCGCGGAGGACCTCCGCCAGACAGTTCTGCAGCAGAAGGACCAAATATTAACAGACCAGCGGACCATCAGAGAGCTAACGGGGAAACTATCCGAGTGTGAAAAGGGGCTGGACGGCCAGAGCAGTATCGCGGACAGACGAGGAAGCGCTGCGGGACTAAGGGGGGGCAAAGGCACGGCCGATGAGACGCACCTGGAGAGGATCATGGTGCGGGATAGCCCGGGGTCGACCTCTGACAGTGTCCACTTGCTCACCGTCAGGGCTGTGGATGAACTGGAGCAGGCTATCACTCAGCTCAAAGACCGCATAGAGAAACTGGAGGTAGGCAAAGTGTGAAGAACAGCATCCCCTCCACATAAATCAGCCACTGCATTAAACTACAAGAATACACGACACGCGTAATTAATCCCAAGGAGCACCCCTTAGTCCCACATGAattcattttaaagacaaagaAGGATCTCCCAATTAGATTAAATCAGGATTGTGTTCCTTGGTCTGATAACTGCTTTGAATTAAAGGTTATAGCCTACTTCCAACTACGCAGCTTTAAAAATGCTTTATATCTATGGCTAAATTAGTCCCTTGTTCCCTGTAGTCCCTTCTGATATCTGGGCATGTAGAGTGGTTTAAGTAAAGGTCATCATTTTGAATGAGAACAGGTGAGTTGTCTAAAAGCCTTTGTAGATACTGgcagtcagatagatagatttttttgTAAACACCAAGTGAAGCTCATCactaatgtattattattaaaaaaaccttCACAACACAGCAGTGGAAGCCTCCACTTCCTTACAATACAATCAAGGACATGGATAGtgtgatttaatttaaattataatGGATTTTAATTGCTGATAACATCCACACTTAGTGATTTTGTGTAATTATAGGTGATCATGTGTTAGTATTTTAAACAATACTTAAATAATTGTTTTGGGAACATATAGTAGGTGTCTAATATATCATACCATTAAAGTGATTGAaatataaatgagaaaaaagcagagatggagagaaaggcaaaggaggaagaagagagctGAGGATAAGGATAAAGGGGGAGgagaaaaagcagcagcaacagcaggaggagatggaggtggagCAGAAAATACAGCAGAGTAACATGAAACGTGCTCTTATCTGACCGCAATCCAATGATGTATAACCTCATTTTTGGATAAAGGAAACCCATAAATAATTTATGACTTGCCTATATTTGTTGAAAGCACAGGCTCGTAGTCCTCACTCAAGAGTAGTTTATGTAGGACATGACTGTACGGGTCATTTTCTTCATGTCATTTTCCATATTTCCACCATCAGAAGAAAAATGGGCTGAATAtgattttttgtcttttcaagaataaaaaaatggaCTTTTCACCACACATTTTCTTACAACAGAATAAGATCTGTTGCATTTCCAAGGTACCGCTAGTATAATCATGTGTAGCTTCTGTGACCACTATCACCGATATAATATGATTGTtgtcaccctctctctctcatcaatATCCAAGTTAGGTTTCTATGTACAGTAGGTACATGGCCTACTTCAGTAGCACTGTGATGCTTACATGAGATCATGTGTTCTGGTGAATTTACAGAGAGCATTGGGGAATACTAGTCAGGTCAAATAACTGCGTTTCTTTAGCTCCTAAGCTTACCTCTGGGATGTGGTCAGCTCAGACTGTTTTGCTTATCATCCACCAGCACCAGTCCCTAGATGTTCAGATATTTTTCTAAAACTAGAACCCTTACATTCACCACCTCGCTTCACTTGTAAGGACAGAATTTTTAAATTCACAGGCAACATCCCTCATTAGTATCCAAATCACATACTACTGTAGCTTCACTCTATTTCCTGTtaccttccttttgcctgttgCTTGATATTTCAGAAGAAGCAGTAACATCAGATCCGACACGATAAACAAGTGGTGTGAATGTGCAGTGAATGGTTCTCCATTTCTAGCAGTGTTACTACAGTTTTTGATCACAGCTTGAGCAGTTACAATGGTAGTAAGCTCTGTGTAATATCCAGCTGATCCAGCTCCAATGCAGTGATCCACCACAATGTGTTTTATCTGATTAATAGCAGTGTTTGCAATAAACCAGTTAAAATGAGGAGCAATCTCTTCAAGCCTATGCTGACTTACAATCACAAAGAACTTTATTAAGTACACTTGCACAATCCAACACAACAGCtgtgccataaattctacttttacgaAGCGTATGGTGTTACTGGAGTACTGCTGTGCACCACGGCCATCCACTATGACCTCAActataaacataaagtagaattatcaccttttctgacaatgtcaacaaaaactgaaaatgtttgagAGTAGAATTTATTGCCGAGCTGGTGTATTGAATTGCATTAGATTGtgcaggtgttcctaataaagtgctccgtgagtgcatttaaaaaaaaaaaaagtatttaaagatGTGCTTTTTCTTTTGCAATTGCTTTAGTTGTATTTTCATCATATGGGCTGTGAAAATGTGACAGCTGTGCATCTCTAATTATAAcattaattaaagctgcaagcagcgatgatcgagCCCTCGCTCCCCCGCCCTGAAGCAGCAACATTTGACACAATGCATCTTCAAGGTCTTGAGATGACACAGagtggatatgaagtcagtcggtttaaatctgtaggaggaattcattaaagtatgtggCATGTAAATCGCCAACATCgcaaatttgattaaaaatggctgacttcctgttagagttaggatatgggtccaagagacttttttgtgcgtctttacataatatatatgcgtaccgaatttcgtttgtctatgtcaatctgagtcaaggggctcaatttttaaaattttatagGGGgtgctattgtatccagtaggtggcgctatggagcggACACCTATACAAATAGCAATTGTCCTGAAATAAAGTAAGATATGTATTAAGCACCTGAACAGGCAAACACAAATTAGGTAAAGTTCTAATCAGAGCATCATGAAAGCATGAAAACGTTTTATAGCtacaaaaaatgcaaatagcatttaaaatgtaacattatatttaatGATATGAGAACAGTAATAATGTCTGTACTTACACAACTTTTCTCACTAGAAACACTTGACATCTGCACATGTAAATACCTGCCTCAGAGCCTAACCCCAGCCTGAATAacagaaatgaaatatttgAGGATAGATCAACTATTAGTATGAGGTGTGACATCCTGCCTGAGCTTTCTATTTGTGTTTTACTCTGTTTTATTTGGAaaggtgtgtgttgtgtgtgttgtctgtatTTCCTGTGATTTACTGCCTTAGTTGATTTTCTCATGTGCTTTACCTGTGTCTTGTTTGTAATCAccctttgtgtatttttttgttcaattgCTGTTGGATCCTCTGTTTTGGTGCAGTTTGCTCTGCTCAGTTGCCctgcattctttttttttggtgttcaGCCCGAGTAAAGTgcttttttcagtctttatcaGCCATCAGTCTCTGCATTTGAGTCCATCTGCTCTGCTATTCATGACAGGAGGAGTGTTTGTGATTTCAGCTGCTTCATTAGAAtaagtactgtatgttttcatcAGATGCCATTTTAAGTTCAGTTTCAATGGACACATTATTTGTGCTTCAAGAAAATAACACATCCAACACTGTATACTTAACAAGTGGAATATAATGACAAAAGATCAGGAATGTTTGGGAATTTTCTTGTCTATTTTAgcaaaaaatgtactttttccaGAGAACTTTGTTTGTAGGAATAGAGTGACGTGGATTAGTAAAAGATACATGTTAAAATGGATAGATTGAGGATTATATTGGAATTTCCATAAATtgcggttagggttagggctaaccTTTTTGGGACCAAAATCAATACCTGCCAATATTATTGTATACTGTTTAAATATACATTAGTGAGCCATTATGCAGCAGAGTCTAGCAGTTTGTTGTCTTTGTAAGGCCCACGTCCTGATGAACCCACTCTGTTCGGATTGGCCAGCTGTTAGAAGCTGCGGCTCGGGAACAAACCATGGAACAAACCATAGTAGTGGGAtttaactttaaactttttCTCATCCATTActtaaaatgtcaacttctcagaTGCATTCATCCATGTTGGAGACAAAATTTGATCCAAAATATGAGAGGGAACAACACAAACAAGCCTtggaaaaaccttagcaacagATGCTATGGAAAGGATAGCCATTCATGGGCATGTGTGATGAGCCAAAGTCAGCTCTTTGgtaaaagtacaaaaatgtatcaaactAACTGCTCAGATCATCATAACAGTAGAAAGGTTAAGGGCTCACCAAAGTTGTTATTGATCTTAATAATCTGTTGCAAATTTCACAGAGCTGTCCTTAGTTGTCTCAAAACCACCAACTCTCAActtcatggtggcactagaggagaAGTCTGGAGATCACCAAAGAATTAATTTTGTACAACATGTCATAACTATCACATATTTGTTAAGGCATTTCACTTACTCAAAATGGCAACATGCTGGTGGTGATAGAGGAAAAGTAATTGAGACTGACTAATTGAATACCCACCAAGTATATGGAAAAAGCGTCACATTAACCAAGGAATATTGAAACCTTATTAAATCAACTCCTAGATGTATCCCCAGGTGTCATGTAATGGTTCAGAGGAATCAATTATTTACTGGGTTGAAGAATTTTGCTTCTCTTATAGGCAGGAAACCACTATATAATCATGAGAACCACTGCTATATATAGCTAGTATGATGGTGTTTCCATACCACAGTGTAGTGCATAGCAAGTGGAGAGAGTACTTTACAGTATTTACCATACACACTCTGAACCAgttttgtcttccttctctGCAGTCAGACATTGGCCCATTTCCTCACAACCAGACGGACAGCAGTACCTCGGGAGCGCCAGAGGAAGGCGGGATGTCTGGCAACCCAGAAAAGTTGGCTGATCCTGGGTACAGAGCTGGTGCCGAGAGGCCCTGGAGGATGGAAGACTTGGAGGgagagctggagaggaaggTGGAGATgcttgagaaagagagaaaagcccTGAGGctagaaacagagaaacacagacatgaaatCAACCAGGGCATCAATAAACTACACCACCGAATCTCAGTgttggaggaaggtaggtattAATAGAGAAGAAAAATTAAGCTGTCATTAGAGAATGTTTGTGTATGGGTGGATACATTTAATGTGTATGTTAAAAAGAGCTTTATAAAATGAAGAGAGACATTATAAGTGAATGTGATTGACTTACATGACAACTCAAGTCACTCATGAAAAAAATAcctcagatgttttatttttatgttactgTTCAATCAAATCAAGACATGGAGATTATTTATGATGAataaattatgtttaatttatgtAAAGAAAAAATGGTCAGACTATAAAATGCATGCCAATACAAAAATACTGATGTATTAATGTGAAGAAAGTAGATAGATAAGAAAAGCAGGGAATCTATTTGCTCTTCATGCCAGATCACATTGATTTACCCTTGCATTCTCTATCACCTCCTGCCTTTTGTTTCCTTATTTATGGTCTCTCCATTTTCTCCAGGTGTCTCAGGGCATTCTTTTCCAGAGGGCTACAGACTGTCTTTCCCAACTCGGACAAACTACATGTATGCTGTTTTGAAACACCCCATCCCAAAGCTGCGGGCCTTCACCATGTGCCTGTGGCTACGGCCTGCAGAAGGAGGTATTGGTACGCCCCTGTCGTATGCAGTTCCTGACCAACCAAATGAACTGGTGCTGCTGCAAGGCCTGCATACCCCCACTGAGCTGCTCATCAATGACAAGGTATGTGTCAACCAAGAGGCTACTGTGTATCTGCACCAAACTGTCCACTGCTTGTTTGCAACTGATTTCCCCCAGGGCATTTATATCATGGCCTAGGGgtcatatttcatattattttaattaaattcctAAAATGTTGCATTACTATACTCAACTATTAGAGAGAGTCCACACAAGCACATGTTGTACAATATTGTTCAtcataactttattttaaactctagtcaagatgaataataaaaatggcCAGAAAAAAATCTGGCCAttgtatatatttacatttgcaattaaTAActacatattaatatttaattgtgcAATACATTGAGCATATTACCAAAGAATTGCTCAGTATGTCAGTTATTGCTAGTAAGATGTACATACATATGTTAAATGCAATActttggctttaaaaaaaattaaaattaaaattaaaattaggAACTTGTTAGAATGACTTTATGCATTCCCAAAAATCTTTCACCATTTCAAAGTTTTCTTTTGGTAAAAAAGAGAATGGATCTAAAGTCTGCTGCACTAACCTCAGAGGCGACTGGTATGCATATCTTTTAACAAGACTCATTGACTTTTTGAAAGTTTTACtctacataaaaaaacatgattataaTTTACAATGTCTATTATGGAGGAAAAGCTGCACTTTATTAGCATACAAATATGTTGtacaaatcaaatgaaattgCGACAAGTTAAATAGCCTCATGCATGTGTTTAAATGGCAAATTAAGGAACCACTTTGTCAGCCTCGCAGAGTTGTGTAGTGCAGTGCAGTGACTTAAGATATAATTCAATGAAGGCATTATGGTAATAGATGCCTGAAGGGAAAAGTTGAGTGTCCTTGGAGGCAACAGAATGTCTTTGGGACTGAAGAAGTGCTGTTTTAATGGATGACAAAAAATACTGCTGTGTACAGCTGCACCACTATCATGCAAAGGTACAGTATATCATATGCAGTTACCAGATGACATGTCTACCTTCAAATGTCTGTCATTCAGAAACAGCAAATTACTATCATCTACTTTATCTGAGCtgctccttcccttccttactgTAGGTGGCGCAATTGCCTCTGAACCTCTCCAGAGGAAGCTGGCAGCACATCTGTGTCACCTGGAGTCAGAAAGGAGGAGCCTGGCAAGCCTACCAGGGGGGAAAGCTGAGGGGTGAGGGCCATGCACTGGCAGCTGGACATCTCATCAGATCTGGAGGAGTCCTCGTACTGGGGCAGGAACAGGTGAATGCATGAAAGAGTGAGCTAGagactgaatgaatgactgGCATTTGAACAGATTAGAGGCAGGCATAAGGTGGGTAGGATACTCCAAAAGAAATTAAATTTGGTGTGTTACTGCTGACTATAGCATTGCAAGCAAATAATTGTTTACCCTGCTGCAGCTGTGCGTCTATTCACTCTCTGGTTTCTTCATGAGTTGTAAAGGACAGACTGAGATAAAACAGTAAATCTGTAAATTCAATTTAGTTTGGAGAAAACAGCTACCTAAAGTGTTGAGGTAGTGGGTCATTGAGGTGTATGTGTACATAGTTTAGTTGCACAGGCAAGGGTAATAGCCTTTGAGACATTGGTCCATAGCCAAAAGACCCTCTCCTATGTGACCTCTTTGTTTTGTAGTCCTGTGTTTATACTAGTCATCCTTCACCACATCTCTTTCATCTTCCCAAAAGCAAGCCCACAGTCTTGCCCAAGGCAGCAAAACAGCCCAAGCTGACCgtgcttttgtttttgagtcATTATCCCTTATCATCTTTCTTTTATCCATCTAACAacactcttctttttctccaggATTCCCTGGGTGGTGGTTTTGACTCATCCCAAGCCTTGGTTGGAGAGTTGTCCCAGGTGGGTCTCTGGGACCGAGTGCTGCCTTCTAGCCAAGTGGCCAGCTTGGCACGTTGTGGCAAAGTAAGCCAGGGCAATGTGGCCCCCTGGACTGAGAGCGGAGTTGAGGTTTACAATGGAGCCACCAAGGACCCAGGGGAGCCTTGTAGTAAACACAGCCGAAGCTCTCAGTGACTGAAGGAGTAAAATCAATgaaggaaaaagaagtgaaGGGTGGGGGTTTGAGTGGGGAGGCGGGGGGCATAAAAGAGAAGTTCCATCTACCTGGTATTACTGGAAAGCTTTGTGTGGCATGGACTAACAAGTGTGTAAGACAACAGGAAAATGAAGGATATATGACAAGAGTAGAGGCTTTGCAGTTACTTAAATAAACTTCTAGCAACCACAGCCAGTGCCATTATGGAGGCCCACTGGAAAATTGTGCAATACAAGATGCGATTCCTCATTAATATAGCTGTAGTATGGGTTTACTGTAGTTCACattatgtatgttacatgtactTTAGGAGTAGTAGAACAGTGTGATGAAGTTGTTTTAAGAGTAAGGCCACAGTATGGACCAATGACAACTATATTGTCATTGGTCCAGCTCCTACTCTCTGCTTTGTTAGCAAACCAACTAGCAGTCTAATGTCAAACTACTCACCAACAGTTGAACCCTGTACTAGCTATTAaccaatgagaaaatgtgttcaaCTGGCCATTAACCTTAACTGATCAGATATCATTTAGGGATACTGTCAGTTCATAGTTAAAAACCTCACGTATtaacattgtttatttattcaggcAAGTTATGAGTAATTCAAAAAGATGTTAACAGCTGTTGTAGCTTAAGAGCTGTTGACCTCCTATATGGCTGCCAGAAGTTGTATCAAGCCAGCTGAAAGCCGTCCATGAGTACAGCAGGGCCAGAGTGGAGTTAATTAAGGGCTGTGACAGCTCTGTAGTTTGGGAGCCAAGGtgagatgaatgaatgagatTAGATGAAACATGGAGAAAGGGTTAGGATGAATATTGAGTAGTTGATGGCAGCAAGGAATAGATGATGAAAGAcaaagggaagagggaggacaggagaaaAGAAATGGTTATATTTTGAGGAGCTTTTATGGAGTGATGCTACATTGTTTTCACCTCTGCATGTGGATCCACATACTGTACTTGTCTTGCCATTGCAATGTGTTTCACAGAAGTGGACAGTGCCTCCCACATCTTAGACACTAgggggattttttaaaattaaattgtcattctttttttgttcatcGAGGCCAGTGGGTCACTGAACACAGTCCTATTTCCACAATTCACacaatcttcttcttttttggatGCATTCTACACACTTCCTGCCAAACTTTTGTCCCATTTGTATCATTCTGTGTAAATTTAAGAAGGTCAAAGTGTGTGGTCTGTTCAAGGAAACTTTTGgctttaaagtgctttaaagcagcattcatatattttaaatttacaCAATTCACTGTTATTTTTAGATACtgactactactatactactgatGCTGTTTCATCTTTGTAATTTTATACATTCAGCCACTCAGTAACGTGTGGTGTAACAACCTGCAACCTCCAACACTTTCAACCTATGTACATTCCATGCATGAGTTGTAACACGCCTTGATGCATCcaatatgtttctgaaaatcAACCTCTGACCATGTTTGTACTTCAAAAATCCTTTGGACAGTTATTCTCTACTGTTATATGACacataatgttaaaaacagatgTTGTTAATTTCAATTTTTCTGAAATACTGGCTCTCCCCAGCATATAAAAGTGGAAAGTGCCTGCCAGGGTATTTGTACCTATGTAAACAAATCATCTAACCTATCCTGATGGAAAATTCACACTACAAGATATTTCCAGCTAATTAAGCATCAGTCTTTCTGCCCCTGGTGAATTTTCAAGAAGTTTCAAGAGTATTATAAAGAggttttataaaacatttgaaaacacaGGACTGGAAACCTATGTACAAAACTGATGCTAAATCAGGTCAAAATCATCTTGTTGTGCCTAATAGTGTCTTTGATGATGCCTCTAAGTCTGCAGTGTTATTATGAATAATATGCCTGGTGTCTGTTCAGCTCATGTTAGGGCTTTTTGGGCTATTTGATAGTGTTGTGGCATTATTTCTTTAAGATTATTGGAAATGAAAACTAAGCTTTTTATCTCTATCTGGAATGTTTGTCTTACATgccaattatgtttttttttatttttcactgtaTGCATTGgtatctgtctatttatttgttattgtgagtatttatactgtatgtctatgtCTTGTTTGGTGTTGTATTGTTCTGCACATGTGCTGGTGTTCAAATGTcaaatctttaaaattaaattccTAATTTTCAGATGTAAAGAATGTGAGTCTTTTCATAAAACCTCTGAACTGACACTTTATTAGCATGAGGAGAAAGTGCAGTGAATTAAGATTATAAGGATGCCAGCTGCTCTTTTATCCAAGGACAccaagacacacaacacacaacacacacacacacacacacacacacacacgtttttatACACTATGAGGACTCCTAACTGGCAGCAGCCTGGTGGGATCCACCCTTTCTGAAGGGTTTCGAGACATCATTTTTACTGCTAAATtcattataaatgtatgtaaatatgaaaatgacCTGAAACATGAAAAACTCTCACATCAATTTCAAACCTGAATTTTGCCACACCCCGGGGGGATGGGGGGGCATCATATTAAGTCTACTGACATACAATCAACACCACTGTTGGCTCTGCACAGTTCATGGCATGCATTTAATCTAATGTTGGATTAAAATcttaatattacattatatgaACACTGAATCTAATAAACCAGACTTTTCTCAAAAATAGATCAGATTCTTattctaaaatatatttgtttttgcattCATTTGATTTAAACGGTGCTAAGCATGATGATAATGTACCTGGCCTCTTGAAGAAAGACTTGTGGCTCCACGTCAACAGTTATATTGTTTCAACAATTAAGAATACTATGTCAAGCccataaatcatttaaaaatttaaaaaatgggcAAAACGATGACAGGTGGCGGTTTATTCCACAACTTGCTAAAatgagccagaggggcgggataattaattaattagcaaAATTAAGTACCTTGGGGGGTGTTACTCGAAAGGTGGGTACAAGGCAAAAAAAATAGGTTAAATGCATAAGGTATGGATTATTAAAAATTGGGTACAATTATGAAAGGTGtcggattgtcccaaaacttgctaatATGAGTCAGGGGAGGcaggctgattgaaaaatgtgtaaaattaagCACCTGGCAGTTTTGCGTGAAAAGTGGGGACAAGACCCACATACCAGTAAAATGTGGGTTACAAAAAAATGGGCAAAACGATGAACGGTATTGGATTATCCCAAAACTTGTTAAAATGAGCCAGATGGGCGGGCTGATTAAGAAATAAGCAAAATTAAGCACCTTGACAGTGTTGCCCGAAAAGTGGGTACCGACTGTGTGGGATTGTCACGGCTGATAGGGGTGATTTATGTTATTCCTTTGGGACTCATTGCACTCCCCCTCCCTCTGACTCATGTCCCCCCACTGATAAGCCTCAGCACTGATAAGGTCCCTTAGTTTCTCTCTCAACCACATTCTCTCTCAGTGCATTTTGTTGTTGGTAtggtaatataatatatagtttCTAAGGTGAAGTTCCCTACGTGGTGTTGTCAATGTTTTTGGTGACTTAAAGTATGTAAGTAATATTAAAGTTACCTCTCCTCCACCACTCACTCGCTTGCCACTCATATGACCCAAAAATTGACAGCATTGTCTATTTTATAAGACTGGATTAAATTGTACTTGTATTTATGATTTTATCCCTGTTTGTGATGACTGTAAAAGTTCCATGTCTCctttttgaatataaaaatagacaGGTTTAATTCTCACTTGGCATTCATGTGccacctctctgtcttcctccatTCTCACACTCCTCTCATCTTCtcacttctcctctccctcctcctctcagagGCACGTTGTCTACATAACCCacatcctcctctgctccttctCAATTGTCACCTGCACTTTACTCAATTCCTGCATTCCTCATGTCCTATTTTTCCACAATTTCTTCTCTCAACACTTCCACTGTGAAAAAATAGAGATGCTTACACAGCACAAAACTCTGACATTTCAAGTTTGTTGTCATAAATCTGTCATTTTTACAGATGGGGAATTGTGTGCAAAAattgaagggagggaagagtgtaaaaacaaaaaagctttgCATAGGGATTTAAAAGCAAATGACTTCATCTATGCTTCTCTGCCTCAAGACCCAAGTCATGcaacatgattttttaaatcttgattTTTCTCTTCAGCCTGTGTGCTTACACTCTCTGTTGGTGATCTGAAAAGTCATTAAGTGAGTGATGTGAAAAGGCAAGAAATACCAAACTATTGGATACAGCAACTAAGAGA encodes:
- the cbx6b gene encoding neuronal pentraxin-2, with translation MVAFIGAVICIIAAVHTGASKAAVAQQPAADNHSLYPDAAAQTPAAGGSVARAGSLGALHGSETPASQAPTFNIGLGGLDGVTGLTGHDPTVSRLICTPIPAGECNPKNFQQQADDPSLYAGEDWGFLRTTAEDLRQTVLQQKDQILTDQRTIRELTGKLSECEKGLDGQSSIADRRGSAAGLRGGKGTADETHLERIMVRDSPGSTSDSVHLLTVRAVDELEQAITQLKDRIEKLESDIGPFPHNQTDSSTSGAPEEGGMSGNPEKLADPGYRAGAERPWRMEDLEGELERKVEMLEKERKALRLETEKHRHEINQGINKLHHRISVLEEGVSGHSFPEGYRLSFPTRTNYMYAVLKHPIPKLRAFTMCLWLRPAEGGIGTPLSYAVPDQPNELVLLQGLHTPTELLINDKVAQLPLNLSRGSWQHICVTWSQKGGAWQAYQGGKLRGEGHALAAGHLIRSGGVLVLGQEQDSLGGGFDSSQALVGELSQVGLWDRVLPSSQVASLARCGKVSQGNVAPWTESGVEVYNGATKDPGEPCSKHSRSSQ